A single Elaeis guineensis isolate ETL-2024a chromosome 15, EG11, whole genome shotgun sequence DNA region contains:
- the LOC105058033 gene encoding uncharacterized protein, giving the protein MAQEQQEKWVTLEEEEEALSLSDFPVAIHKANDKESKSSDDAVEDFEFRISVGGSLLSNAAETDMCAADEVFFQGQILPLRPSVSSDNGLFSTSWCPSRSDSMDRHSSAISSLGFESSRSSSRSSSSVSRSHSSNSHSSMGCEPPRVSVSNNFYTHPSPIPQVRIVRKRSAGRRSMSSSTPGWGIFRLGVIKTPEIELYDSRSRRSSSGGMSNNNQKRDGDVERGKKVSNANDGNGSGPYGHSSDASKGEAKAEKKAPRLVGRGFGCRCSPDSVEIVSSNVVIAKKKKEEGEGLKRSESMSRSRIFEWLEDISITKAAGS; this is encoded by the coding sequence ATGGCCCAAGAACAGCAGGAGAAATGGGTGAccttggaggaagaagaggaggcccTTTCGCTCTCCGACTTCCCGGTGGCCATCCACAAAGCCAACGACAAGGAGAGCAAGTCCTCCGACGACGCCGTCGAGGACTTCGAGTTCCGGATATCGGTAGGAGGGAGCCTCCTCTCCAACGCGGCGGAGACCGACATGTGCGCCGCCGATGAGGTCTTCTTCCAGGGCCAAATCCTGCCGCTGAGGCCCTCCGTTAGCTCCGACAATGGCCTCTTCAGCACCAGCTGGTGCCCGTCGAGGTCGGACTCCATGGACCGACACTCCTCGGCCATCTCGAGCCTGGGGTTCGAGAGCAGTCGGAGCAGCAGCAGGAGCAGCAGCAGCGTCAGCAGAAGCCACTCGTCCAACAGCCACTCCAGCATGGGCTGTGAGCCACCCCGGGTATCAGTTTCCAATAACTTCTACACACATCCGAGCCCGATACCGCAAGTTCGCATCGTCAGGAAGAGGAGTGCGGGTAGAAGGAGCATGAGCTCATCGACGCCGGGGTGGGGGATCTTTCGCTTGGGTGTCATCAAGACTCCCGAGATCGAATTGTACGACTCTCGGTCTAGAAGATCCAGCAGTGGTGGCATGAGCAATAATAACCAGAAGAGAGATGGCGATGTGGAGCGTGGAAAGAAGGTATCCAACGCCAATGATGGCAATGGCAGTGGTCCATATGGTCATAGTTCTGATGCAAGTAAAGGTGAAGCTAAAGCGGAAAAGAAGGCGCCGCGGCTCGTCGGACGTGGGTTCGGGTGCAGGTGCTCGCCGGATTCGGTGGAGATAGTTTCTTCGAATGTAGTGATtgcaaagaagaaaaaggaggagggGGAGGGCTTGAAAAGGAGTGAAAGCATGTCCCGCAGTAGGATTTTTGAATGGTTGGAGGATATTTCCATTACAAAGGCAGCAGGGAgttag
- the LOC105058035 gene encoding DNA-directed RNA polymerase I subunit RPA12 isoform X1: MAFCHARDFLFCGMCGTLLSFDSLDFANCPLCGFKRVAKEIEGRETRYTVTAEDIRRELEIEPFIVLETTSIDEVVQRAVVNESCPQCHHPQLEYYTRQLRSADEGQTVFYECPECRHKFSLNT; the protein is encoded by the exons ATGGCGTTCTGCCACGCGCGTGATTTCTTGTTCTGCGGCATGTGCGGGACCCTCCTATCCTTCGACTCGCTCGACTTCGCCAACTGCCCTCTTTGTGGCTTCAAGCGCGTCGCCAAAG AGATTGAAGGAAGAGAGACACGGTACACTGTCACAGCTGAG gATATCAGAAGGGAGCTAGAGATTGAACCTTTTATAGTTCTGGAAACCACTTCCATTGATGAAGTGGTACAAAGAGCGGTG GTAAATGAATCATGTCCTCAATGCCATCACCCCCAGCTTGAGTACTATACCAGACAG CTACGATCAGCTGATGAAGGGCAGACAGTTTTTTACGAGTGCCCAGAATGCAGACACAAGTTTTCACtcaacacataa
- the LOC105058035 gene encoding DNA-directed RNA polymerase I subunit RPA12 isoform X2 produces the protein MAFCHARDFLFCGMCGTLLSFDSLDFANCPLCGFKRVAKGTPSPMLRAKDIRRELEIEPFIVLETTSIDEVVQRAVVNESCPQCHHPQLEYYTRQLRSADEGQTVFYECPECRHKFSLNT, from the exons ATGGCGTTCTGCCACGCGCGTGATTTCTTGTTCTGCGGCATGTGCGGGACCCTCCTATCCTTCGACTCGCTCGACTTCGCCAACTGCCCTCTTTGTGGCTTCAAGCGCGTCGCCAAAGGTACTCCCAGCCCAATGCTTCGAGCCAAG gATATCAGAAGGGAGCTAGAGATTGAACCTTTTATAGTTCTGGAAACCACTTCCATTGATGAAGTGGTACAAAGAGCGGTG GTAAATGAATCATGTCCTCAATGCCATCACCCCCAGCTTGAGTACTATACCAGACAG CTACGATCAGCTGATGAAGGGCAGACAGTTTTTTACGAGTGCCCAGAATGCAGACACAAGTTTTCACtcaacacataa